In one Roseburia intestinalis L1-82 genomic region, the following are encoded:
- a CDS encoding glycosyl hydrolase 53 family protein, with product MKKQVYRKLLAACVSVSLGTVLLAGCGDSAGTTGTKTEDVSLTTEAQNEARTADVSEAQQESETQTEVQENDTSEDVIEPVGEVTTFTLPDGPEESDIFVQPVADISDDFIRGMDASAVLSVENSGAVYYGYDGKEQDVFETLAQSGVNYIRLRVWNDPYDENGNGYGGGNNDLTTAMKLGVRAARYGMKVCIDFHYSDFWADPKRQHAPKAWEGMTVDEKSDALYDYTTESLGKLLDAGVDVGMVQIGNEINNGMSGETDVDAVMQLLNSGSKAVREVAESYGKDIKVAVHYTNIEDNDQIDTMAANLKDAGVDYDMFGLSFYPFWDGTNENMQNVAKLIEDKYGKEVYIAETSYCYTSEDGDGFSNSLKGTDDLTDGYGATVQSQATVIRDICAAANEAGVEGVFYWEGTWIPVGSADADNSALWEKYGSGWASSYSAEYDPDDAGLYYGGCSWDNQAMFDFTGHPLASLNVFKYLKYGATAPLAVDYIPDVYVSCNVGEDLVLPESIDVVYNDRSQNKKQSVSWNETQMKAIDTTKAGSYEIEGALEEGTTVTAHVEVEMVNYAVNPGFEDKNRSMWKVSYEGEADPTDYQVKADDAHSGETAFHFWSGDSDMEFSIEQEVTGLENGTYQLSVFSQGGDMSSDASMELYAVTADGGQTAPFMLTTYNDWQNPTIKEIKVTDGTVKIGVRFQCNVGSWGTVDDFTLNRISD from the coding sequence ATGAAAAAACAGGTTTACAGAAAACTACTGGCGGCATGTGTCAGCGTAAGTCTTGGAACTGTTCTTCTGGCAGGATGTGGGGATTCTGCCGGAACGACAGGGACAAAGACAGAAGACGTTTCTTTAACAACAGAAGCACAGAATGAAGCCCGGACAGCGGATGTATCAGAGGCACAGCAGGAATCAGAAACACAGACAGAAGTACAGGAGAACGATACATCGGAAGATGTGATTGAGCCGGTGGGAGAAGTTACAACATTCACGCTGCCGGACGGACCGGAGGAGTCTGATATTTTTGTGCAACCGGTTGCTGATATTTCGGATGACTTTATCCGAGGCATGGATGCATCCGCAGTTCTTTCTGTGGAAAACAGCGGGGCTGTGTATTATGGCTACGATGGAAAAGAGCAGGATGTGTTTGAGACACTTGCACAGTCCGGAGTCAATTATATCCGCCTGCGTGTATGGAATGATCCGTATGACGAGAACGGTAATGGCTATGGCGGCGGAAACAATGATCTGACGACTGCCATGAAACTTGGCGTGCGTGCAGCCAGATACGGAATGAAGGTCTGCATTGATTTTCACTATTCAGATTTCTGGGCAGATCCGAAAAGACAGCATGCACCGAAGGCATGGGAAGGTATGACAGTCGATGAAAAGAGTGATGCACTCTATGATTATACGACAGAGAGCCTTGGAAAGCTGTTAGATGCCGGTGTGGATGTCGGGATGGTGCAGATCGGAAATGAGATCAATAACGGTATGTCCGGGGAAACAGATGTGGATGCCGTGATGCAGCTTTTAAATTCCGGAAGTAAGGCAGTGAGAGAAGTGGCAGAGTCTTATGGAAAAGACATTAAAGTTGCCGTACATTATACGAACATTGAGGATAATGACCAGATCGATACGATGGCAGCAAATTTAAAAGATGCCGGTGTGGACTATGATATGTTTGGTCTTTCCTTTTATCCGTTCTGGGACGGAACCAATGAAAATATGCAGAACGTAGCAAAACTGATCGAGGATAAGTACGGAAAAGAAGTATATATTGCAGAGACTTCTTACTGTTATACATCTGAGGATGGAGACGGTTTTAGCAACAGCCTGAAAGGAACCGATGACCTGACAGACGGTTACGGTGCAACGGTACAGAGTCAGGCAACAGTGATCCGTGATATCTGTGCAGCCGCAAATGAGGCCGGAGTGGAAGGTGTCTTTTACTGGGAAGGCACATGGATCCCTGTCGGATCAGCCGATGCGGATAATTCCGCTCTGTGGGAGAAATACGGAAGCGGTTGGGCAAGCAGTTATTCGGCTGAGTATGACCCGGATGATGCAGGGTTATACTATGGAGGCTGTTCCTGGGACAATCAGGCAATGTTTGATTTTACCGGACACCCACTGGCTTCTTTGAATGTATTTAAGTATTTAAAATATGGCGCAACAGCGCCGCTTGCAGTTGACTATATCCCGGATGTTTACGTCTCCTGCAATGTAGGCGAAGATCTGGTTCTGCCGGAGAGTATTGATGTTGTATACAATGACCGTTCACAGAATAAAAAACAATCTGTAAGCTGGAATGAGACACAGATGAAGGCAATCGATACCACGAAAGCCGGCAGTTATGAGATCGAAGGGGCATTGGAAGAGGGAACCACTGTTACCGCGCATGTGGAAGTGGAAATGGTAAATTATGCGGTCAATCCAGGTTTTGAAGATAAAAACCGTTCAATGTGGAAAGTCTCTTATGAAGGGGAAGCCGATCCGACTGATTATCAGGTAAAAGCGGATGATGCACATTCCGGTGAGACCGCATTTCACTTCTGGTCCGGGGATTCGGATATGGAATTTTCCATTGAGCAGGAAGTGACCGGTCTGGAGAATGGGACGTATCAGTTGTCTGTATTTTCACAGGGCGGTGATATGTCATCGGATGCGTCCATGGAACTGTATGCAGTGACAGCAGATGGCGGGCAGACGGCTCCGTTTATGCTGACCACCTACAATGACTGGCAGAATCCGACGATTAAGGAGATTAAGGTTACGGATGGAACGGTTAAGATTGGGGTACGGTTCCAGTGTAACGTGGGCAGCTGGGGAACAGTGGATGATTTCACGCTGAACCGGATTTCGGACTGA
- a CDS encoding IS110 family RNA-guided transposase, with protein MKIYVGIDIAKLNHFAAAISSDGEIIIEPFKFTNDADGFQLLVSKLESFDKNSLIIGLESTAHYGDNLVRYLVTELYQVCVLNPIKTCQMRKNNVRKTKTDKVDTYVIAKTLMMQDNLRFVSFFDLDMMDLKALGRFRQKTIKQRTRLKIQLTTYVDQVFPEIQYFFKSGLHQHAVYALLKEAPSPKEIASMHMTHLANLLKVNSHGHFTKEQAKELRVLAQKSVGANDSAISIQITQTIQQIELLDSQLEKIEAEMTDIMKFNDSVIMTIPGIGYINGGMILGEIGDIHRFSNPNKLLAFAGLDPSVYQSGNFQAKTTRMSKRGSRVLRYALVNAAWNVVRNNATFKAYYDAKRAEGRSHYNALGHCAGKLVRVIWKMLTGEVEFNLE; from the coding sequence ATGAAAATTTACGTAGGCATTGATATTGCCAAACTTAATCATTTCGCCGCTGCGATTTCTTCCGACGGTGAAATAATCATTGAGCCGTTCAAATTCACAAATGACGCTGATGGCTTCCAACTGCTGGTCTCTAAACTCGAATCATTCGATAAGAACAGCCTCATCATCGGTCTTGAGTCAACGGCACACTACGGTGACAACCTTGTTCGATACCTTGTTACTGAGCTTTACCAAGTGTGTGTGTTGAACCCCATCAAAACCTGTCAAATGCGAAAAAATAACGTTCGCAAAACTAAGACAGATAAGGTCGACACTTACGTGATTGCTAAAACTCTTATGATGCAGGACAACCTCAGATTCGTCAGCTTCTTCGATCTCGATATGATGGATCTTAAGGCATTGGGACGTTTCCGTCAGAAAACCATAAAGCAACGTACCCGATTGAAAATTCAACTGACAACCTATGTTGATCAGGTCTTTCCGGAGATTCAATACTTTTTCAAATCCGGTCTGCATCAACACGCTGTCTATGCTTTATTAAAAGAAGCACCTTCTCCAAAAGAGATTGCTTCCATGCATATGACTCATCTGGCAAATCTGCTCAAAGTGAACTCACACGGACACTTTACCAAAGAACAGGCCAAAGAATTAAGAGTTCTCGCACAGAAGTCTGTCGGTGCTAACGACAGCGCTATATCTATTCAGATAACTCAAACCATTCAACAAATCGAGTTACTGGATAGCCAATTAGAAAAGATTGAAGCTGAGATGACGGATATCATGAAATTCAACGATTCTGTCATCATGACCATTCCTGGTATCGGTTATATCAATGGTGGAATGATTCTTGGTGAAATAGGTGATATTCACCGTTTCTCCAATCCTAACAAGCTGCTTGCTTTTGCCGGTTTGGATCCTTCTGTTTATCAGTCTGGTAACTTTCAGGCTAAGACAACAAGGATGTCCAAACGTGGCTCTCGTGTTTTACGATATGCCCTTGTAAATGCAGCTTGGAACGTTGTCAGAAACAACGCAACCTTCAAGGCTTATTATGATGCCAAGAGGGCTGAAGGCCGGTCTCACTACAATGCACTTGGGCACTGTGCCGGCAAGCTTGTCAGAGTCATCTGGAAGATGCTCACTGGCGAAGTAGAATTCAACCTCGAATAA